From one Dermacentor silvarum isolate Dsil-2018 chromosome 3, BIME_Dsil_1.4, whole genome shotgun sequence genomic stretch:
- the LOC119443922 gene encoding uncharacterized protein LOC119443922 — protein sequence MYVTVTLVVVAVASCSAAASSTRPDLNPALGAYQDERQCFPFKSTLHQIYRNFESDPYLGEEAKCVRTGSTGPLVDSSLNTTFEYGSDGVLDVTITVMSSPGYTAANVLNLQPTNNDLPAFNFTVAYRDCKNCKVFRHSYIDNGAGCSYWVTDEALGEKTTCCEFVYELLCGTDQKYTIYDESCK from the exons ATGTATGTCACAGTTACTCTAGTGGTGGTTGCCGTCGCAAGTTGTAGTGCAGCGGCAAGCTCGACCAGGCCCGACCTTAATCCGGCTCTGGGCGCCTATCAAGACGAACGTCAA tGTTTTCCATTCAAATCCACTCTGCACCAGATCTACCGTAATTTCGAAAGCGACCCTTACCTGGGAGAAGAAGCGAAATGCGTCCGAACAGGTTCCACTGGACCTCTGGTCGACTCGTCACTGAATACGACCTTTGAATACGGCTCTGACGGCGTACT AGACGTAACCATTACCGTAATGTCATCGCCGGGATACACAGCCGCAAACGTGCTCAACCTTCAGCCAACAAATA ACGATCTTCCTGCGTTTAACTTCACTGTAGCCTATAGGGACTGCAAGAACTGCAAAGTGTTCCGGCACAGCTACATTGACAATG GAGCTGGCTGTAGCTACTGGGTGACCGACGAGGCCCTTGGCGAGAAGACGACGTGCTGCGAGTTCGTGTACGAGCTCCTCTGCGGCACGGACCAGAAGTACACAATATACGACGAGAGCTGCAAATGA